TGGTGTAATCTAACAATTTTAAAAGATATGGAATACTGAAATTTGGATGATCAGTGTCAATTCCGATTGCATAAACTAATTTCGAATTGTTGTAATAGCAATTTTGAAAAAAAGGATCTTCTGCTCCATATGTTATTCCCCTAACAATTTTAAATTTATCGAAAAGTGCTTTGTCAATCGTATCGTTTCTATATCCAAAAGGGTAGGCAAATGAAGTTACTTTAAAGGAATAAAAAGACATTAAGTCTAACATTGGATTTATTTCCTGATTGATGTAAGCTTTAATTCCATTTTTAGCAACGAATTTTGGAGCATCAAAATGATGAAATCCATGTCCCGCTATTTCATTACCTTCGTTCTGTAAGGCGATTAGTTTAATGATTTCAGGATATTTTAAAGTATTTATTTTAGAAACACAAAAAGTAGCTTTCCAATTGTACTTGCTTAATATCTGGTCAGCCTTATACCATTCATTGATTGTTGTGTCATCAAATGAAATGGCAACTCCAGCAGTATTGTATATGAGATTTGGTTTAATGGTAGTTTTTTTATTCTCACAGGAAAATAAAATAAAAGTGCAAAATAATATGAATTTAAATTGTAGTTTGTTCATATTACTTTGCACTTAGAAGATGTTTTTGTTTATATCCCCAAGAAATTACTTGGAGTGATTTGCATTAACTCGGATTTAATTTCCTCAGAAACATCCAGAGTAGCTATAAACCCATGAATTGCTTTTTTATCAATCGCTTCATTAGTTCTTGTCAATCCTTTCAATGCTTCGTAAGGATTAGGATATGCTTCGCGTCGCAAAATAGTTTGAATTGCTTCAGCCACAACTGCCCAGTTTTTTTCTAAATCCTCATGGAATTTAGCTTCGTTCAATAATAATTTGTTTAATCCTTTTAGAGTCGCTTCAAAAGCAATTATAGTATGTCCCATTGGTACACCTATGTTTCTTAAAACGGTACTATCTGTTAAATCGCGTTGCAATCTTGAAACAGGTAATTTTGCTGATAAATGTTCGAAAATAGCGTTTGCAATTCCTAAGTTTCCTTCAGAATTTTCAAAATCAATAGGGTTTACCTTATGAGGCATTGCTGACGAACCGATTTCTCCCGCTTTAATTTTTTGTTTAAAATATTCCATAGAGACATACGTCCAAACGTCCCTATCTAAATCGATGATGATAGTGTTTATTCTTTTTAATGCATCAAAAAAGGCTGCAAAATGATCATAATGTTCAATTTGAGTAGTCGGGAAGGAGTGGTGTAAGCCAAGATTCTCCTCAACAAATTTCCCTCCAAATTTTCGCCAATCAATTTGTGGGTAAGCTACATGGTGAGCATTGTAATTTCCAGTTGCTCCTCCAAATTTAGCCGCAAAAGGGATATTAAATAACAAGCGCATTTGCTCTTCTAGACGCTCAACAAAAACTCCGATTTCTTTTCCTAAACGAGTAGGTGAAGCGGGTTGTCCATGAGTACGCGCTAGCATTGGGATAGCACTCCATTCTTGACTTAATTCTTTCAATTTTGAAATTAATGCAATCAATGAAGGCATATATACTTTTTCGAAAGCCTCTTTAGTTGAAAGTGGAATTGCAGTGTTATTAATATCTTGAGATGTTAATCCAAAATGAATAAATTCTTTATGTTCTGACAATCCTAATTTTTCAAAAGCATCTTTGATGAAATATTCTACTGCTTTTACATCATGATTGGTGACTTTCTCCGTTTCTTTAATCCAAAGTGCATCTTCGGTAGAGAAATTTTTATAAATATCACGTAAACTCTCGAATAAATTAGGGTTTACATTTTTTAGTTGAGGTAAAGGTTGTTCGCATAAAGCGATGAAATATTCAATTTCAACCAATACGCGGTATTTGATTAAAGCTTCTTCAGAGAAAAAAGGAGCCAATGAATAAGTCTTATTTCTATATCTTCCGTCAATTGGAGAGATAGCATTCAATTCGTTTAAAGTTGTCATTGTCATGTTGTTTGTTCGAAAGGCACAAATATAAACCTTTAGAAACAAATTAGAAAAGGATTGGTTTTTTAAATAAGTCTAAGAAGCTTCTTTTTTAGTGTTTTCACTCCTTGTGAAGCAATTTCTGGAATAACTTCTAACGGGTTTTTTAAATTAGGAATCTTAATTGGTTTTGGGTCTATATAAAAAACAGGAATATTCTTTTTGGTAAAATCAATTAGTCCTGCTGCAGGATACACCTGTAAAGACGTTCCAATAACGGCAAAATAATCTGCATTTTGGGTAATTCTAATTGCTTGCTCTAGTGCCGGAACTTCTTCACCAAACCAAACAATATGAGGTCTTAATTGGTTGCCATTTGGATCCATGTGTCCTAAATTTAAATCCTCTTTCCAATCCAATATACAA
Above is a window of Flavobacterium sp. 123 DNA encoding:
- the purB gene encoding adenylosuccinate lyase — encoded protein: MTTLNELNAISPIDGRYRNKTYSLAPFFSEEALIKYRVLVEIEYFIALCEQPLPQLKNVNPNLFESLRDIYKNFSTEDALWIKETEKVTNHDVKAVEYFIKDAFEKLGLSEHKEFIHFGLTSQDINNTAIPLSTKEAFEKVYMPSLIALISKLKELSQEWSAIPMLARTHGQPASPTRLGKEIGVFVERLEEQMRLLFNIPFAAKFGGATGNYNAHHVAYPQIDWRKFGGKFVEENLGLHHSFPTTQIEHYDHFAAFFDALKRINTIIIDLDRDVWTYVSMEYFKQKIKAGEIGSSAMPHKVNPIDFENSEGNLGIANAIFEHLSAKLPVSRLQRDLTDSTVLRNIGVPMGHTIIAFEATLKGLNKLLLNEAKFHEDLEKNWAVVAEAIQTILRREAYPNPYEALKGLTRTNEAIDKKAIHGFIATLDVSEEIKSELMQITPSNFLGI
- a CDS encoding polysaccharide deacetylase family protein, giving the protein MNKLQFKFILFCTFILFSCENKKTTIKPNLIYNTAGVAISFDDTTINEWYKADQILSKYNWKATFCVSKINTLKYPEIIKLIALQNEGNEIAGHGFHHFDAPKFVAKNGIKAYINQEINPMLDLMSFYSFKVTSFAYPFGYRNDTIDKALFDKFKIVRGITYGAEDPFFQNCYYNNSKLVYAIGIDTDHPNFSIPYLLKLLDYTNRKHKILLLFGHKPVKNVTANYQTKMATLTIICKYVRQHNMKFYNLSELDHLKYNPILMQ